gcaTGCAAATCAATCCCGTTTGCAGTAATGTACgcgatatatatattatttaaatattatcttTATCATATATTAGCAAGCAGGAGGTACAGAATATTTCCATCAGAGATGTTGTTGACGAAGAGGAAGAGAAGCCTGGTATTGCTTGGTTTAATGCCGAAGTTTTAAATAGTGGCCAGATGGAAGGGAATAGTAGAATATGGCGACCAAAACTGAACCAGTGGAAACCAATTCCGGGAATTCGAAATGATAAACAGAAATCACAGGTTATCGATACCCTAAACATCTTTCAAATCGCAAATTCTGTGAACTGTGTTGAAATCGCCGTAAATGACCAGCATACGGAAACAAGGTAAGTAGTTAAAGACGTCCCCTCGTTGTACTTTGTGGTATAAAAAATCGAtgtcaattttcaaaaatacaatTCAAATGTGTGCGTACGTTATCCAATCAGAGATATCTTAAACAATGCATCCAGGGCTACAAACATCGTGGTTTTGGGAATTACGAATGAAATCTGTTCGATATTTTCACTTTTGCATTATTATTAGTGTTCTTATGTAATACCTACATCGTCACAATTAAATTAACTGCTACTGCACCAAACTAACGTTAAACAACACAAAACCCATTTATAGTAAAGTTGTACTTTATGCTAGAAAAACTCTGTGTGTAGACTATCTGTAGtaagttacatatttttatatatttttttcttattatcatatcatatatgtttatatatcatgtcatatatatatttataaatatattgtttagttTCCATATAATCCTAATTTGTTCcgtattttatatttgatagcCAAACTAAGAATTAGATATTCTGTAGATTgacttaattattttgttttcaaatttctaTATCATCATAGGTtactattgtttgtttttatgtatagGACGGATTTTGTTTCATCAACGGGATATATTAGTCAGCAGGAGGCACAGGATATTTCGATCAGCGATGCCGTCGACGAAGGGGAGGGGAAGCCTCGCATAGCTTGGCTTATTGACGAAGGAATACCTACAAGAGGCCAGATGAAAGGGAAGAGCAAAGCATGGCGTCCAAAACGGAACCAGTGGCGGCAAATCCCGCAAATTCGAAGTGATAGACAGTTTTCTCAGTATATTGATACTCAGAATACCTTTCAAGACGCAAACGAATCTCTGAACTGTGTTCAGATAGCCGAAAATTGCCAGCGTAGGGAAACAAGGTAAGTAGTTAAAGCCGTCCATTCTTGTAATTTGTGTTAAAAATAGTCCATGCGTCTGATTATCGAGTTATAAATATACAgattttttaatagttttggctgggttttttttcttataaagtGATTACAATTGTTTAATGTAGTTTTCCGATACCTAGTGTAGCGTTACAGTCAATGTTGGTTATAACGACTACACAAGAATATAAACTGAATTTTTTAGCTAGAATCAGGTCAATTTGTGCGGAACATGACTATTTGGGAACATGAAAAAATGGCCATATGAAGCAAGTGGTCTTTACACAGAGGTGGTCAtaaaggcaggtttgactgtaaatgTTTGTTCTACCTTAGGCTCCTACCATTATTGACGAAACGGCGTCATTTAGATTCTAAAAGTACATACATATTAACAAGAGAAGAGAAAATCAAGAAAGAAAAGCAAAAGGCAGAGAAAGAAAATTGGTAAAGTCTGATTGATACAATCTATATACAGAGTTAAACAAAATGGTATATGATTCTAATTCCTATTTACctttatacatttttatgcCATATCGTGTGCCtttattatgaacatttttataaatttaattatacTTATGGTGAATGTTATTTGATGTTGTCATGAAAAGACATTTCCATAACAACTTAATTATACAATCTAGAGTAACAAAGTTAAAGGTAACATAAATGATAGATGAAACatgcaatttattttcaaattctaACCGCCCAcgaaatattaaagataaaaactaTTTTCGTGACTTATAGTATGTTGCGAATGATCCATCGACTTAGATATAGATCTACCAGTTGCATCAGTCTTTAGACAAATTTCTGATTAACTCCTTCGATCATTTTGCAGCCATAATCTGAGTGAAACCAACATAACCGGCAATAAATGTGATGAAGTTACATTTGCTTCCCTATCGACCGACGGAACATCATGGAATAGAACAGAATTGAAGACAGAAACTTATGACGGAAAAATAGACAGTAATCTTATGCTCGTAAGGCCATCCACTCAACAGAACCACGAAGGAGGGTTGAACAAAGAAATGCCGAAAAGCAGCGCAGCTGAAATAGTGACCTCGAAACCAAGTCCACGAATGTCCACTATCCCTAGCAATGAGCAAGACCTAAATGATGAAAAACATGTAACAAATCCACCAGAAACCACAGTTGCATTAACCAATATATCCACAAAAGAAGATACGATAGTGAGTGATTCAAATATGTCGGAATCCATCACAAAACCAGATATGCCAAAGAATAAGAGAAAATCCAGGAAGAAAAAGAAGAGAGAGCATGAGGACGAAGAACTAGAGTCGGCCATCGTAGTTATGACTGAGGAACAATATACGAGAAGACGAAAGAAGAAATCAAAGAAAAGGGACATTGAACGCATGGATGATATCGGGTAGGTAAGGAGGATGTGATTGATGAAAGTTATCTGAAAATCAAACTAATAAATGAAACATTGGTAATGTTGGATTCAAATTCatcattatatattaaattatattaagtCCACTttatattctaaatattttgttatgtgTGGAAAGTACATAATGAATATTGCTACGCCGATAAGGATAACGAAACAAAAGGAAGCTTAAATGCTTTGATATAATTACACGGCATGCATCAACCAGTTGGTATTTCTATATGTGCACTGACTGTTTTCGTCTGTTCAGCAAAAACGTTGAAGAAAAGTTGAAATTTTGCTCGGATGAAGGAGTTCATGTCGTGAATGAGCAGAGAGATGGAACTTCGGAAGATGGTACCAAAATGGAAACAAGAATTGATACAGACATAAATAAAACCGAGCCAAACTGACCCCAAGCACGTTGACGATTACATCGAAACACAATCAGTTATCTCTGTTGCTTCCGACAATTTGCATACCGAAAAGTTATTTGTGGTTCAGGTTGAGTCGATATTACCATCCTAGACAGCAACAGATCAACAGCAAAAGGAAACATTTTAAAGAACCTTTTTCAATACATGAGACTGGAAGATTATGTTTGATATTGTGTTATCTTGAAACCTTTTCAGTGTTATACTTTTTTTCCCATTTGTGTATTGTACTCAGCATTTTTCACAGTTAGTTTAGCTTTAAGGCAATTATTTAATGATCTATGTGGATATTGTCATTTAGATTATTTTCATACCTCGATCGCATTGTATAAACAAAAATGGATACGAATTGtacacatatttgatataaTCATCAAAGGAGTACAATTTCAAcatgaatttcaaattaaaacttTGAGTCAACAACACATAGTGCTTATGAAACATTGtgtaataatgatatatcaaaGAAACCCAATTTAACAAAGAGAGGCGATTTactgactcgtgccctatccgggcctcgaacctCGATCTACGGCACCCGATCGCTTAGCAAATCATACCTGCGCCTTTTACCACCGCGCCACATCCACGTCTCCAAAAAATTATGTTTCAATGAGAATTGAGACAAAGTCGattcgatatgctgacatgatcactgttgaAATTATCGATTAGATTATTTGAATTACTGGATCGCAttgtatatacacacatgtatacgaattatacacatacattttgtattaatgtTTTATCGAGAtacatgatatatttttttcattatgctGTATTCTTTAATATTTGTGATTTCTACTCATTATATCAGTCATGATGAATCATACTAACAAATAGaatacaatgtgtatagtgtcaCTAGTGTGATATAATATCGtatttgttatcattttatgtgtaatattttataagaatagttctgtgtttgtatattttgataacgattgttttgttataacatGAATGAATTAGAGTGGATTAAATGGTTAGTGTGTTTAATCGTACTGTTGTTGTGTTGAATTTCGTTGACCAACTGATACACACAAAATTGATAAACAGTACACATATATGTACTAACATAAAAACCTCAGTCTGTCCCAGATACAAACATGTGAACACGGTAAatagtaattaaacatttgttaTTATATAATACTTCTGCTATACAATGATTTAGCCTGtgcaatatatttgcatatgtcactagtgtaatatgacatagaatgattttcattggctggaactTCACTGTGACATCATGGCAGAAACAATAAAACGACGTCAAGAAAAGGAGATGACGGAACAAATGGCGGTCAACGCTGGATATTTGCAACACATTTTGACCTGAGATTCTTcaggttgttgtagttatgttgAAAGGTATTTTAAACTTGTGgtaatttcatatgagatttgttttttattattatttattattcatttttgaagaGATTTTACATAGGTACAAAGAGCATTTACATATGACattgatattcatttttaatCTAAATCGTCAAAGACATATACATACTTTTAATATCTCTAATACTGAAAACCAAATTATTTCTTTGATATTCGTCTCGATATCTTATTTGCCCTCGCCAATGCTtgcaaattaaaaatatcttaGCCTCGTTTCATAAAGGAATCTTCATTTAATAATCATTTAATAATCTATATACATGAAGAAATATTACTTAACGACAAGCATCAACAAGACACGTGATCCACAAAAGTCACGATTTCCCACTTCATGACCAATATTTGCTTCGCAAGGTCAAAGTACGGAATGCCaggtattgttttatatagGAATCCGATGATGAAAACAGAACATTGACATTAGTGAAATACTATGTGTtgtgtataattttaaaatattttaaataccGCATTATTATACCGTGTTAGAttcagagaaaaatacatttcttaGAATGAAATTGGGCAGGACATTAAAAGTTaaatgtgccgtaattttcatatacGCCCCaaatttaccaacattttgagaactGCAATACTTGCAATacacaattttaattttacaagttcGAATAAGACATTGATGCATAAGACAGTATTGCTGAAAACGATTATATCTATATCTTcggtgaagtgaaatgagtacatatatTGCCAGAAAAGGAAGCAAAGTGGTGGTCTCcgatttcatttaacatttacaGTGTATTAGTAATTGTATAGTGAATTCCTTAGATAGGTGTCCATCTAAACGTAACAAGACATGGAAAATAGagcataaattctgtgttgtactGATATTTGAAAGGTATCATCCATGTTTATCTGTCCATTTTAATCATCACAGCTTAATCAAATTTGATGGTTTTCAGATTACTTActaaaaataacatgtcaaaatttgtcccagttatggcacatataactataTGGTAATACAgatcaatatcatttatattaacTTAATAGCAATTTATCTAAGCATGATACATGCCCAACAACAGACCTCAAGGCCTTCCAGAACttaaagattttttatgatatttttttcgaaaaatgcACTATTGACCATTATTTTCAACTGGAATGTACAACATAGTGCTACATTAGTTGTCTGTTCGACGTTTTCTTCTACACAATATAtccaaaaataaaagttatctGTCAGGCCGTTAACGGCATATGAACATAAGTTTAAAACCGGAAGTGAGATCATAGCGACCATATTGGATCTTTAACCAGCATAAAAATGCTGCTGTCACAATTTATACTCTTGCAATACAATATGGTGATACGTCCATTGTCCATATTGTACCATTTCGGAGAGTCTTCGTTTACAACTTTGGATTAAAAAGATCAGTGAAAAAAACCAGAACAGAAATTAGTAGGTATTTTCTCTCATTAATAACCCTTATAAGACACCAAAAGGCCAAATAGTACACGGtatacaaaagaaaattgaaatctCTATTTAATTATCTGATAATGTAGGTTGCCTTGTTGAAAAGCAAATGAAAAATGttgcattttgttttcaaatgttCGCATCCTTACAGCATTATTATAgtattaatataaagcaatgtGTTACAGAAAGTCAGTTACTGTTGTGTCACCTGTTGatttgtcaaaaatatttgGATTGCCCGTTTCTTATGATGGACAAACAAAGAAACAACTCAGATTGTATGCCAAGAGGTATTTAACACAAGTTTAATAGCCCTTATCTTTCTTCTGTTGCAGAGATACATAATGTgaataaatataacataaatcGTTAAAATGGCAGTCTGCAGGCTATATTTTGGTATGTTACATATAGTGAGGGGGTATTTTCGGGGCCATTCTGTCCTTCCCATAGACAAACACTGCCTTCATTACACACGAACTACCTTTAAGACAGCTGAAGTATATAGTCTTCAAGTCCTTTCTATCTTGCCATGTGCAAACACGTAACCTGTCACCGACTTTACTCTCCCCCAGTAACGTGACGTCATACTTCTCTAACGGATATCGACAAATGTCGTCattgaaatgtttataaaatccGCGCTGAGCTGCCTCGGTAGCGCAGTCGGTGAAGAACTGAATATATCTATGTGTGGTCACGTGCTGATTCGTGTCAAGGTCGCTGTGACGCGTAATCACTGTTATATCAAAGATTGATTCAGGCATCTCCGGTATAGCTGGCATCTGGTACGGAAGGTTGCCATCCTGCATTGACCTGTCCCTTAGTTTCACTAGAAATGATTTAGATATGGGACTGGATTTCCTTGTACGTCGGTCCACAATGacaaatttgatgaaaaattcGCCAAGTTTCTCTTTGGTATCCTGATTATACATAGTTGTCAGCATACTGTATGACGTTTTACCGATATGATGGATGGATGTGGACATTGCCAATTTCATGTCCGGTTTCTGGTATCTTGATATCAAATGAACCTCCGGTGTAAGGGAACATGAAATCTGAACGGCAAATGGCAGCATACGGCCATTCTGATAGAGGTCTCGTCTGCTGCAAAACACTGTACTTCTCGGAGGGTGTTGTGCAGCcacaaacatttctatggtgCTCCATACAGACAGATTATCtgaaaacaaagtaaaaaatctAATACAATTACAGTACATTAACAATTGAAATTGTGTGATTAGTACGAAGAGAACTGTGAATGCTTTGCATTGAAGTATCAGGGAGGACCTTAGAAATTGTTGAGGCCGAAAGCTGACCCTAGATTAAGTATTGTAAGCATTTAATACAAgaacattaatatttgaaaCAATGCTATACGTCTGAAGTGAACAAAAATGTTATAGGAGGGCAGTTACCTCCCGGACATCATTAACCATTGAACGATAACAGGTTTCTAAGGCGCACCACTATGAGCCAGTTTAAAAACaccacacaaaaacaaaataaaatacatttaaataattcGTCATTACCACTACACCGTATACATATGTGGCTACGAAActcaatgtatgataatttccaaAATTAACATTGGCAGTAAGACTTGAGTGTACTAATACATTCATCAGAGTTCAAAAGTTCATGCAAAGATTAGATTTCCACCAGTGTGACAATTCAATGAAGAATActtaaaaaaatagtattaagaattatatagatatgaaaatatattctaattaagttatttaaaaatgaactggattgtttattaatattcatttatcCGGACTATTACTGTAAGTATTTCGTCTATCATTAATGTTTAGTCGGTTGTCCATGGCAACCGACCAGAAGCGGTATAATCTACTATTTCTAACTAAATAATCGGCTGACCAATGAATTTATATAGTTGTCTATGCAGACGTATACTGTTTATGTTCGTTACGATAATTAAttgttatatgtaaataataattgGTTCTAGGATATGTATTATAGTGCGCAAGCGCGCATCATTGAATGTGCTAGAACATCCAATGATGTATGTTTCACATTAAtccatatcaaaatatgacagtCAATGCTAAAGTCAAAGTAAAAAGTCAATCAACAACCAGATTTAGTTGCGGAGGACTAGTGATGTGTCTAAGAAACACCGAGAACAGAATTAGAATATATTTTCCGtcaaacaaaaaatagttaGGCCAGttgtgatatttcaatgataatCATATTACGACTTACTGCTTCGATTGAAGAAGACTGGCGGCAATCCGTGTATGATGACATCTATTCGCGCCAAAGTTTCGTGTACAACTTCTAAATAAGGCATGATCTGTAAATAGTAacggttaccatggaaacagaGTGAGCAGTTGGAGAGTATATATGAAAAGGTGTAAACTACAGTATACAGTTAGTGATAGAAACATAACGCAATGTGGGTAATTGTTACAGTTACCAGTGTATGATAACATGCAGACAGCAAATGGCAGATTACAAACTCGGTGTATAAAAGGATTATTTCGGTATACAGCAGACGCTGATAACGAAACCCATAATAATATCAACgcactttgaaataattttaagtGGGTTATGAAAAAGGTTTCCAAAATTAGCATGCGTCCGGTACATGGGGTTTAATCTTTTCAGAACGAGTGCCCATCACTCCCTTGTGTAATCGATGTTGTGCACTACTACCAGCAGTTTTGCTATTTAAGTTGATAACAATATATCAGTTTACATACCACGTGATTAacatattgatatcaatttgatatttatgtGCTTAAACGCTGCAATGATATGAAAGTTTATCAACTTACTTTAGGAGTTTTAGTtcgttttaaagatttaagcctcttgactcctgtgaccttgaatgaatgccaaggtcattcatttgaacatactttgttgcacttcatcccagcatgctgcagatCAAAAATCAGTACACCggacctttcggttattgagaagaagtctttaaaatgaaatatttacgaACGGGCGACGGCAGATGACGGACGGCGCAGGAAGCATTATGACTATAGGTCATACTGACCCTTCGGGGCAGATGACATTAAAGATTAATATCACTTACTCGGTCTGCGTTGAAAGGATCCTGTAACGATAGGAAACTCTAGTGTCAGTTTCTGTATGGCTGTAACTTGTCTGGATCACATGCAATGTTACAGTTTTGTTTCTACATGTTAGAAGTAAGATCGTATTATTCAAACACACACGTAATGATATTAAACAGATAATACTCACCTTTTTTACATATCAGTTTCGTAATGTCGATAAGCTGGTTCGCTGTCACACCACTTTACCCTTTGGATTTGGGGCCCCAACAAGGGGTAACTTTAGCGATAAAATATACAACAGAGATAAATGATATCAGTGTGTTTATTCTGCTACATTTATCAACGTAGTGTACACCTATTAGATTTGTGAAATTAGAGttttatatttgtagttatATTACAAAGCGATGGAAAATTATGCATTTAAACAAGTACTGTTTACCTAATAGCAGAGCGCACTTctcaacacacacaaaacaaaacccTTTACTTCTCAAcatgatattatatttttgtcatatGGGATATTTTGTTATGGATTAACACCCTCCATTTCTCATCGGTGCATTTATATCCTAAGAAGTTTTGATAAGTTCATCAATCAAGTTCAAAGGAatcaaattaacatttatattccttatgtagacaaaatatttatatcaacagAACTAGTGATTTCTCTATTTGGTGGTCATATAAATTTCGCAATCTGGTTTGCTAGAATAAGTTTCCGTCGAAAAAACGTCCGTTAAAAAGTGCCGAAATGCCAACGTTACTCGTAAATAAACCATTtggaaagtaaaacaaaatatcgcAGTGTTGTGATGACATACAATATATCAATCAAAAGCATAGATGGCAAGCAAGAAAAATGTGTTGATTTCTTGTGtctcaaaacaaaatgaaaaacacgTGCGGTTTTCGTAAAAACATAGCGATGTTGTGTGTTCTGGACTGGACCATAGATATAAGTTTAGATTGTATTTTCGTGAAATAATAGTGTGTTAATCCAAAAGATAAATCGTTTATAAATCAACTTTGAAAATTTATGTTCTTGAAATTATTACGTAATTATAGCGAATTTACTTAACCCTACTCAAATCAAAACCCGCTATATTACTTACAGAATTGTAACATTACGACGTTACATTTCATTTACGTTTACCGTAACGACATGGTCATGAACCAGGAGAAGCACTTTGGGTGATTGATTATCTCAATTGAATcgaaatatttacaatattgcTGAAGATTACCTGAACTAAATATAACGAATCTACtcaaaatattatatgtattttgcaAGTGAGATATCTAAAAATAGCATCGCCTTCATATTATGGGATGCTCTAGACTTGGCGCTCAGCGTCCTACGTTACATCCATTTTTGAAATTGGTTGCAATGGTATGATATTTGGCTTTAAAGAGGTGTTTTTCAAGTACCATCACCgttttcaatatattaaatCTGATAAATTAATCAGCAAGAAACCTGTGTTTGATTACCTGTTGATAGGCTCAATCGGTCGTAACTATtcagtatttgcatattacagagttatctgcccttgctggtaggtattgattgtaacgtaatgtgtttgcgagcgtagcGTCATGTTATTCAGAGAAAACAACGTTGATTATGCTCAgcaaataatgacgtcataatggacACATATcaacaagggaaataactccgtACAGACTATTACGAGAATTACAAGATAGatcattcaatttcaaaacattcaaaCTACATTTTCCTGtgatattaaaattcaaatgttttgaatgaaaatacACAACGGGCGCAATGAATAACTCTTCTAACAGGAttggcttcatatcaactgtatacCCAaactggtaacagtttattgcttagaTATGGAGAGTGACGTCGAGGAACACCCTCAAGATGCTTAAGCTTTTAacgatttaaaaacaaaaacattgttaAGAATACAGTTCTGACTTGGAAAATTTCAGAAGATTGCTTTAAATTACATCACTTAAACACTGTTTgcatatgtatttacattttagaGATTATATTTAAGAACATGTGattcaatttgaaatatatgCTATGATGCTATCCATTTAAATAACAATGATGCATCGACACGACAATACAGTCACACAAAACTAGCTATTTGATTATGCGACATAAATTCGGTTATtatctttttatcaaattaaacaaTAACGAATTACAATCAATTTACACTTTAATCAATGTGTTGTTCTTTCAACTGTAACCACTAAGGCAACCATTGCGTAGTTTACCGAcgttttatattgatatagaaatTGTTTTTTACAATCTCTCTATGTTTTACTTTATAAAAttgcaaatgaaaaatatattttacgtCACCAAAACCAAAGAGCGAAACAAGAAATCCATAGTTTTTCACTGTTTTTAGTGGTTTTCTGCACTGGTGCAAAAACTACTGTTTTCGTTACTTTCGTGTATCTCCTTCTTATTTATTGGTCCATTTGCAGAGTaattaataaaagaaatgttaacagaatttataatatattgtagGGCAGAGTCTAAAGGTGATACATGAACAAAATAAAGTACGTCAAGAATTCAATATGGCCGCTATGACTTCACTTCCattttaaacttttgtcaatatcTCGTTGAGGGCTTGATGGatatctttcatttttggatatatTTTGTAGAATTAAAAATggaaagaacaacaaaaaatattaagattttttttctcaggTTCTAGATGGcccattaaaatatatatgcttataatatatatatatctatattgttgatATGATTGACTTTGACCTATTTTCAGGTCAAAGGGACAAAACCTTTGCTGATTTATATGGTTACCATGTTTGATAatatgaataaccttgaccttcattcaaggtcccAGGAGTCAAAAATCTTAAAATCATCAAATGAGTTCTTTTGAGGTTTTAGAATGCCTAACGTCTCCTTGACACACTATTTCATGTTGGGCCTCTTGTAGAGTGCTCGCCCCTGTGGGTAGGTTTTTGGGTTctttcccctggccgagacacaccatactCTATgaaagttgtagtttctgctcctgctgcTTAGCGCTGAGCATAAAAAGAGGCGGATGACTGACTGGTTCGcctattgtcagtataatgcgaccAGGTGAGGTATGTTGCTTgggtcttcggtggcatgcgtcaatgatatacatgtagcgtTAAAAAAGGTATAAGAgtaccactatacaagaaaaataacaacattgaTCAACCGCAGCTTTCCAAAACACACCAAttcttcatacacacaacacaccgcatacatgctGATATGTTACTACCAGCCATCAACCTATGAGGCTCTGTAGGGAGTTCAAATCCCATATGGGGTAGTTGCCATGTACTGACTGCTGATCGGTGTTTTTCTCCGGGTTAGCTGGAtttccttcaccaacaaacctggcacgttctTGCTTGACCTTGTCTGTTAATGGATTATGAACGACCTTGGCCACAATTCCTTGCTggtgaaaagcccgccaaattgcCTATTGACAATAtctagatttttttaaattcttataACTACCCATAGCAATTTAAAAATGTtcagaataaaataaatatgactATCTGTAGGTTGTCTGATGATTCAACGATCAGACCTTACGCATGTTTCGAATACAATGTTTGACATTTGTATCCTGGTCCACTGGATCGACTGACCACGCTGTCGGATTTGTTTTCTAATTAGTATCGGACACCGGACAAGTTTGACTTTTAAGAATCCTTGACGATTTGAATCCTGTTTCTCATATCAATATGTCACTAGCCTTTATTCGTAttatacaataacataaaatgacaCGATTTAGATATG
The Argopecten irradians isolate NY chromosome 9, Ai_NY, whole genome shotgun sequence DNA segment above includes these coding regions:
- the LOC138331390 gene encoding uncharacterized protein, which produces MEGNSRIWRPKLNQWKPIPGIRNDKQKSQVIDTLNIFQIANSVNCVEIAVNDQHTETRTDFVSSTGYISQQEAQDISISDAVDEGEGKPRIAWLIDEGIPTRGQMKGKSKAWRPKRNQWRQIPQIRSDRQFSQYIDTQNTFQDANESLNCVQIAENCQRRETSHNLSETNITGNKCDEVTFASLSTDGTSWNRTELKTETYDGKIDSNLMLVRPSTQQNHEGGLNKEMPKSSAAEIVTSKPSPRMSTIPSNEQDLNDEKHVTNPPETTVALTNISTKEDTIVSDSNMSESITKPDMPKNKRKSRKKKKREHEDEELESAIVVMTEEQYTRRRKKKSKKRDIERMDDIG
- the LOC138330824 gene encoding uncharacterized protein, whose translation is MPYLEVVHETLARIDVIIHGLPPVFFNRSNNLSVWSTIEMFVAAQHPPRSTVFCSRRDLYQNGRMLPFAVQISCSLTPEVHLISRYQKPDMKLAMSTSIHHIGKTSYSMLTTMYNQDTKEKLGEFFIKFVIVDRRTRKSSPISKSFLVKLRDRSMQDGNLPYQMPAIPEMPESIFDITVITRHSDLDTNQHVTTHRYIQFFTDCATEAAQRGFYKHFNDDICRYPLEKYDVTLLGESKVGDRLRVCTWQDRKDLKTIYFSCLKGSSCVMKAVFVYGKDRMAPKIPPHYM